In Geotalea uraniireducens, one genomic interval encodes:
- a CDS encoding alpha/beta hydrolase → MKYTFFERRWGIVTSILAGLFLSASIALGADMSNGADNFYKSDKVTLKKVSFNNQYKMKVVGNLFVPKGLKHGSKSPAIVVGHPMGAVKEQSSNLYATKLAEQGFVTLAIDLSFWGESEGKPRNAVSPDIYAEDFSAAVDYLGSQSFVDRERIGVLGICGSGSFAISAAKIDPRMKAVATVSMYDMGAAVRNALNHSQTIEQRKAIIAEAAQQRYVEFAGGETKYTSGTVHALTKDTHPIQREFFDFYRTPRGEYTPKGSSPELTTHPTLTSAVKFMNFYPFNDIETISPRPMLFITGDNAHSIEFSQDAYKRAAEPKELFLVKGAGHVDLYDRVNLIPWDKLTSFFTKALR, encoded by the coding sequence ATGAAATACACATTTTTTGAACGCAGATGGGGTATCGTCACTTCAATTTTGGCAGGTTTATTTTTATCAGCCAGCATCGCATTGGGGGCTGACATGTCTAATGGAGCTGATAATTTTTACAAGAGTGACAAGGTTACTTTGAAGAAGGTTTCATTTAACAACCAATACAAGATGAAGGTGGTAGGAAATCTTTTTGTACCCAAAGGTTTAAAGCATGGCAGTAAGAGCCCCGCGATAGTAGTTGGCCACCCTATGGGGGCAGTTAAAGAGCAAAGCTCAAATCTGTATGCCACGAAACTGGCCGAGCAGGGCTTCGTAACCCTGGCGATTGACCTGTCCTTCTGGGGCGAAAGCGAAGGTAAGCCGCGCAATGCTGTTTCACCGGATATCTACGCAGAGGATTTCAGTGCAGCGGTTGATTACCTGGGCAGCCAGTCATTTGTAGATCGCGAACGGATTGGTGTGCTTGGGATTTGCGGCAGCGGGAGTTTTGCAATCAGCGCCGCCAAGATTGACCCCCGCATGAAAGCCGTTGCTACGGTCAGCATGTACGACATGGGTGCGGCAGTCCGTAATGCACTCAATCATTCACAAACCATTGAGCAAAGAAAGGCGATCATTGCCGAAGCAGCTCAGCAGCGTTATGTCGAATTTGCTGGCGGTGAAACCAAATACACCAGTGGCACGGTGCACGCGTTGACAAAGGACACACATCCGATCCAGCGCGAATTTTTTGATTTTTACCGTACACCGCGAGGTGAATACACCCCCAAAGGTTCATCGCCGGAACTGACAACGCATCCGACGCTGACAAGTGCCGTGAAGTTCATGAACTTCTACCCGTTCAATGACATCGAGACGATATCCCCCCGGCCGATGCTGTTCATCACTGGCGACAATGCCCATTCCATCGAGTTCAGCCAGGATGCTTACAAGCGAGCGGCGGAACCGAAGGAACTGTTTCTCGTCAAGGGTGCGGGGCATGTAGATCTCTACGACCGGGTCAACTTGATCCCCTGGGACAAGCTCACGTCCTTTTTCACCAAAGCATTGAGATAA
- a CDS encoding cupin domain-containing protein yields MSDDLKNSVIFARGELNPYGKYFTGTSYLNMLSLEGVVMGNVTFEPGCINNWHIHKADKGGGQILLVTGGRGWYQEEGKEPQELHAGDVVNIPAGVKHWHGAAKDSWFVHISVEVPGENKSNEWLEPVDSDDYKKLK; encoded by the coding sequence ATGTCAGACGATCTGAAAAATAGTGTGATTTTTGCGCGGGGAGAACTGAATCCTTACGGAAAGTATTTTACCGGCACAAGCTATCTCAATATGTTGAGCCTCGAAGGCGTAGTTATGGGCAACGTCACCTTTGAGCCTGGCTGTATTAATAATTGGCACATCCACAAGGCAGACAAAGGTGGTGGTCAAATTCTCCTGGTTACCGGAGGACGCGGCTGGTACCAGGAGGAAGGCAAAGAACCGCAGGAGCTGCATGCTGGGGACGTTGTCAATATCCCGGCCGGAGTCAAACATTGGCACGGGGCGGCAAAGGACAGTTGGTTCGTGCATATTTCGGTCGAGGTCCCGGGAGAGAACAAGTCGAATGAATGGCTTGAGCCGGTGGATAGTGACGACTACAAGAAACTGAAATAG
- a CDS encoding sigma 54-interacting transcriptional regulator — protein sequence MKRSFDYLQGCLPLDEIYLDIMDSQLGAIRRIVHLAKAEREPAEEIVPLPENIWDWGQSMTEPLILDGRNLSGSSKTMAAIVKLEGNSDLAIPLWMENKLIGTLILRAYGEGRYHQEHAELLSIVVEPFALALSNALSYREVLRLRDNLIDDNRFLNRELFSQVGDAIVGGNSGLRNVMEMARQVAPLANTVLLMGETGTGKEVIANTIHFNSPRKEGPFIKVNCGAIPESLIDSELFGHEKGAFTGATSIKRGRFERANGGTIFLDEIGELPFQAQVRLLRVLQNREIERVGGERPIAVDIRIIAATHRNLESMVSENRFREDLWFRLNVFPIIVPPLRQRKEDVPALTRHFVELKCRELGIANPPGIAPGALIRLTNYAWPGNVRELENLVERELIRHRGGQLRFDTLLPDEQNAVTEAGGGNLEEGPLGLDEVMAAHINKVLDMTEGKIHGPGGAAELLNINPHTLRGRMNKLGIKYGRRKTS from the coding sequence ATGAAACGCTCTTTCGACTATCTGCAGGGGTGCCTGCCCCTGGACGAGATCTATCTGGATATCATGGATAGCCAACTTGGCGCGATTCGGCGCATCGTGCATCTGGCGAAAGCGGAGCGGGAGCCGGCGGAGGAGATCGTGCCCCTGCCTGAAAATATTTGGGATTGGGGGCAAAGCATGACCGAACCGCTGATTCTGGACGGAAGAAACCTGAGCGGTTCGAGCAAGACGATGGCAGCCATTGTCAAGCTGGAAGGCAATTCGGACCTGGCCATTCCGCTTTGGATGGAGAACAAACTGATCGGGACGCTGATTTTACGGGCCTATGGCGAGGGCCGCTATCATCAGGAACATGCCGAGTTGCTGTCCATCGTGGTGGAACCCTTTGCCCTGGCGCTGTCGAACGCACTCTCCTACCGGGAGGTCCTGCGCCTGCGCGACAATCTCATCGACGACAATCGTTTCCTGAACCGGGAACTCTTTTCCCAAGTAGGAGACGCGATCGTCGGCGGTAATTCCGGGCTGCGCAATGTTATGGAGATGGCGCGACAGGTAGCTCCGCTGGCCAATACGGTGTTACTGATGGGCGAGACCGGGACCGGCAAGGAAGTCATCGCCAACACCATTCACTTCAACTCGCCACGCAAAGAAGGGCCCTTCATCAAGGTCAATTGCGGCGCTATTCCGGAAAGCCTGATCGACAGCGAGTTGTTCGGCCATGAAAAGGGCGCTTTCACCGGAGCGACATCCATAAAACGCGGTCGGTTCGAGAGGGCCAATGGTGGAACCATCTTTCTCGATGAGATCGGCGAACTACCGTTCCAGGCCCAGGTGCGCCTGTTACGGGTATTGCAGAACCGTGAAATCGAGCGGGTCGGTGGGGAACGACCAATTGCGGTGGATATCAGAATCATCGCCGCCACTCACCGCAACCTCGAAAGCATGGTGTCGGAAAACCGCTTCAGGGAGGATCTCTGGTTCCGGCTCAACGTCTTTCCGATCATCGTTCCACCGCTCAGACAACGGAAAGAGGATGTTCCCGCTCTTACCCGGCATTTTGTCGAACTGAAATGTCGTGAGCTGGGGATCGCCAACCCACCAGGCATAGCCCCCGGCGCCTTGATCCGGCTGACGAACTATGCCTGGCCAGGGAATGTGCGGGAGCTGGAAAACCTGGTGGAAAGGGAGCTGATCAGGCATCGCGGGGGGCAACTCAGGTTCGACACCCTGTTGCCCGACGAGCAGAATGCTGTCACAGAGGCTGGGGGCGGCAATCTGGAAGAAGGCCCCCTGGGTCTTGACGAGGTCATGGCGGCCCATATCAACAAGGTCCTTGACATGACCGAAGGGAAAATCCATGGCCCCGGAGGGGCGGCAGAATTGCTAAACATCAACCCGCACACCCTGAGGGGGCGCATGAACAAGCTGGGCATAAAATATGGGCGCAGAAAAACTTCGTAG